One part of the Glycine soja cultivar W05 chromosome 11, ASM419377v2, whole genome shotgun sequence genome encodes these proteins:
- the LOC114373874 gene encoding protein LIGHT-DEPENDENT SHORT HYPOCOTYLS 10-like: MSSKGKEIAEGSSTTTTATRSSHGGDDHHHHHNQQQQQQQQLPLSRYESQKRRDWNTFGQYLRNQRPPVALSQCSSNHVLEFLRYLDQFGKTKVHSQGCLFFGQTEPPGPCTCPLRQAWGSLDALIGRLRAAYEENGGLPETNPFASGTIRVYLREVRDSQAKARGIPYKKKKKKRNVIRPNGDTSSSNLPMQ, encoded by the coding sequence ATGTCCAGCAAGGGAAAGGAGATAGCAGAAggatcatcaacaacaacaacagcaacaagaTCCTCTCATGGAGGTGacgatcatcatcatcaccacaatcagcagcagcaacaacaacaacagttaCCACTGAGTCGCTATGAGTCTCAGAAGAGAAGGGATTGGAACACTTTTGGACAGTACCTGAGGAACCAAAGGCCTCCAGTGGCACTTTCTCAGTGCAGCTCCAACCATGTTCTTGAGTTCCTTCGCTACTTGGACCAGTTTGGGAAGACCAAAGTGCACTCACAAGGGTGCTTGTTCTTTGGGCAAACTGAGCCGCCAGGACCCTGCACTTGCCCTCTCAGACAAGCTTGGGGGAGCCTTGATGCACTCATTGGAAGATTGAGAGCTGCATATGAAGAAAATGGAGGCCTTCCTGAGACCAATCCTTTTGCAAGTGGCACCATAAGAGTCTATCTTAGAGAGGTGAGAGATTCTCAGGCTAAGGCTAGAGGAATCccttataagaagaaaaagaagaagaggaatGTTATCAGGCCCAACGGAGACACCTCCTCCTCAAACTTGCCTATgcagtaa